Proteins co-encoded in one Novosphingobium sp. TH158 genomic window:
- a CDS encoding enoyl-CoA hydratase/isomerase family protein: MSEARVLRQDRDGLATLTLNRPDKLNALDNESFHEFDAHLADLERQTETIGCVVLRGSGRGFCSGADLTSISPGTLQFKPRIIDRLAALPQPTIAAVHGVCYTGGLELALACDFIVADAGARFADTHGKWGLVGAWGMVQRLPRRIGAQAAKAMMMTGQVHSAAEAHAIGLVDLLAGEGEFETRLAGFAGQILANSWHTNGHTKRLMRLADGMSLEQALQYQRDNEPGRAPDYEDRIAAFSRRGQGVAK, translated from the coding sequence ATGAGCGAGGCGCGTGTTCTGCGCCAAGACCGGGATGGCCTTGCCACCCTGACGCTTAACCGGCCTGACAAGCTTAATGCTCTGGATAACGAGAGCTTCCATGAGTTCGACGCCCATCTGGCCGATCTTGAGCGGCAGACGGAGACAATCGGCTGCGTTGTCCTGCGCGGCAGTGGCCGGGGTTTCTGCTCTGGCGCGGATCTGACGTCGATCTCGCCGGGGACACTCCAGTTCAAGCCGCGGATTATCGACCGGCTGGCGGCGTTGCCCCAGCCGACGATCGCGGCTGTTCACGGCGTCTGCTATACAGGCGGTCTCGAACTGGCGCTGGCTTGCGATTTCATCGTCGCCGATGCCGGGGCTCGCTTTGCCGATACTCATGGGAAGTGGGGGCTGGTGGGTGCCTGGGGCATGGTCCAGCGCCTGCCCCGCCGGATTGGTGCCCAGGCGGCCAAGGCAATGATGATGACGGGGCAGGTTCACTCCGCAGCCGAAGCCCATGCCATCGGGCTGGTCGACCTTCTCGCCGGGGAAGGGGAGTTCGAAACCCGGCTCGCCGGTTTTGCCGGGCAGATCCTTGCCAACTCGTGGCATACGAATGGTCATACCAAGCGGCTGATGCGCCTTGCCGACGGGATGTCGCTTGAACAGGCCTTGCAGTACCAGCGCGATAACGAGCCCGGCCGTGCACCTGATTACGAAGACCGCATCGCGGCCTTCAGCAGGCGGGGACAAGGAGTGGCCAAGTGA
- a CDS encoding nitronate monooxygenase family protein yields MPLPDDLRSHLTLPAFAAPMFLVSGPELAIACCKAGVIGSLTRNHCRDLEDLEEQLRTVRYALDRFGAAHPDRKVGPLSVNISPTFGRDEFRQHLDLCRRYGVRIIVTSVGNPTENAPLVQEYGLLHFHDATSVRFAEKAAAAGVDGIVCIGAGGGGHAGTISHLAFVPLVRRMFGGIVVMAGAISTGAAIRAAEVLGADLAYVGTRMIATRESAAPDAYKAMLVAGSTTDVIYTRGVNGLPASWLKASLTEIGLDPDNLFIPEGRSTEHLPAGKTPWRDIWSGGQGIALIDDVPTVAELVERLQHEYVAACGVPDMADAARAALSRGVPA; encoded by the coding sequence ATGCCTTTGCCTGACGATCTGCGCAGCCATTTGACACTGCCCGCCTTTGCGGCGCCGATGTTCCTCGTCAGTGGCCCTGAACTGGCCATTGCCTGCTGCAAGGCAGGCGTGATCGGATCTCTGACCCGCAACCATTGCCGCGACCTGGAGGATCTGGAAGAGCAGCTTCGCACGGTAAGGTATGCGCTTGACCGGTTCGGCGCAGCCCATCCCGATCGCAAGGTCGGCCCGCTTTCGGTCAACATCTCGCCCACGTTCGGCCGCGATGAATTCCGCCAGCATCTCGACCTTTGCCGTCGCTATGGGGTGCGGATCATCGTCACCTCGGTAGGCAACCCGACCGAGAATGCCCCGCTGGTCCAGGAATACGGCCTGCTCCACTTCCACGATGCCACCAGCGTCCGCTTTGCCGAAAAGGCTGCTGCAGCGGGAGTCGACGGGATCGTATGCATCGGTGCCGGCGGTGGCGGACATGCGGGCACCATCAGCCACTTGGCGTTTGTCCCGCTGGTCCGGCGCATGTTTGGCGGGATTGTCGTGATGGCCGGGGCAATCTCTACCGGCGCGGCCATCCGCGCAGCCGAGGTGTTGGGCGCCGATCTGGCCTATGTGGGGACGCGCATGATCGCCACCCGTGAATCCGCTGCGCCCGATGCCTACAAGGCCATGCTCGTGGCTGGCAGCACGACCGATGTCATCTACACCCGGGGGGTCAACGGGCTCCCCGCGTCGTGGCTCAAGGCCTCGTTGACGGAGATCGGGCTCGATCCGGACAACCTCTTCATTCCCGAAGGTCGCAGCACCGAGCACCTGCCTGCGGGCAAGACCCCCTGGCGCGACATCTGGAGCGGTGGGCAGGGCATCGCCCTGATCGACGATGTGCCCACTGTCGCCGAACTGGTCGAACGCCTGCAACACGAATATGTCGCCGCCTGCGGCGTGCCCGACATGGCGGATGCTGCCCGCGCCGCCCTTTCCCGGGGAGTCCCTGCATGA
- a CDS encoding sensor histidine kinase KdpD — MKGNTGRMVLDNVLSAVILQSILLATTSMCIIFVADEHYRRLAYVWVFSNFLAGISLYSYPANQPDASNLFNATNSALALLGAFIKFVCLSAVAQRAFRQRPALFVALTAAVFVLACYIFTTPYRLVTLSLGGMALSGVAWLAMRNNRAWRGLPARGLLMTTFSVSFVMLSLRLPKAYPFGEQQAFVGTQLSQMLSLAVLIAVTVFLQIGFLWLITGRMARLHRLADRRKASFGAHSRLLREYNRQLSQSGQERLILLQLLTHEVRQPLNNAQAAIQTIIAELKQASHQSSNKRLQAMATRVQTIIEAITLALSNAIVGASLVHRKESNAEHAIEITDLVRFAAQDCPSAMQHRLDIACPSEPVFIAVDPGLMRLALRNLLDNALKYSPPETVVHAELQICEQRMGILFSVTNLVSDPVHLQGEIFALKVRGEGQIGEGEGIGLYVVSQVARLHRGSVSFNQPTADTVRFELFIPF; from the coding sequence ATGAAGGGAAACACGGGTCGCATGGTGCTGGATAATGTTCTTTCAGCTGTAATCCTGCAAAGCATCTTGCTTGCAACGACCAGCATGTGCATCATCTTCGTGGCAGACGAGCACTATCGCCGTCTCGCCTACGTATGGGTGTTTAGCAACTTCCTCGCCGGCATCTCGCTGTATTCCTACCCGGCCAATCAGCCTGATGCGTCCAACCTGTTCAATGCCACGAATTCAGCCCTCGCCCTGCTGGGGGCATTCATCAAGTTTGTCTGTCTGAGCGCCGTCGCACAGCGGGCCTTCAGACAGCGACCAGCACTCTTCGTGGCACTGACCGCCGCAGTGTTCGTGCTCGCATGCTACATCTTCACCACGCCTTACCGGTTAGTGACACTGAGCCTCGGGGGAATGGCTCTTTCGGGCGTAGCATGGCTCGCTATGCGCAATAACCGCGCCTGGCGGGGCCTGCCGGCCAGGGGGCTGTTGATGACTACCTTTTCAGTCTCCTTCGTCATGCTGAGCTTGCGCCTGCCAAAGGCCTATCCCTTCGGGGAGCAGCAGGCCTTTGTCGGAACCCAACTCTCGCAGATGCTTTCGCTTGCGGTGCTGATCGCGGTGACCGTTTTTCTCCAGATCGGCTTCCTATGGCTGATTACCGGCCGGATGGCGCGGCTGCACCGCCTGGCTGATCGCCGCAAGGCGAGCTTTGGCGCACATTCGCGGCTGCTGCGCGAATACAACCGGCAACTGTCGCAATCGGGGCAGGAGAGGCTGATCCTGCTGCAATTGCTGACGCATGAAGTGCGCCAGCCGCTCAACAACGCCCAGGCGGCAATCCAGACGATCATCGCGGAACTGAAGCAGGCATCCCACCAGTCATCCAACAAGCGCCTTCAGGCGATGGCCACGCGCGTCCAGACCATCATCGAAGCGATAACGCTGGCTCTTTCCAACGCCATTGTCGGCGCATCGCTGGTCCATCGCAAGGAAAGCAATGCGGAACATGCAATCGAGATCACCGATCTCGTTAGGTTCGCGGCGCAGGATTGCCCTTCGGCCATGCAGCACCGGCTGGACATTGCCTGTCCGAGCGAGCCCGTGTTCATCGCTGTCGACCCTGGTCTCATGCGGCTGGCATTGCGTAACCTGCTCGACAATGCCCTGAAGTATTCGCCACCTGAGACCGTAGTGCACGCCGAACTGCAAATTTGCGAACAGCGGATGGGCATTCTGTTTTCGGTCACGAACCTGGTATCCGATCCTGTCCATCTTCAGGGTGAAATCTTTGCCCTCAAGGTGCGCGGCGAGGGGCAGATCGGCGAAGGGGAGGGTATCGGCCTCTACGTCGTATCGCAGGTTGCGCGCCTGCACAGGGGCTCGGTATCATTCAACCAGCCAACCGCCGACACGGTCCGGTTCGAGCTGTTTATCCCATTCTGA
- a CDS encoding sensor histidine kinase KdpD yields MISLVETVGYIYTGQAIAFSLCIIMVGQSDWHKAVWLISNVFGVIGVYFSATLGTPTGYFGITYPLYVIIAGLLKGLALGDGRITWRRNRTYLVLAVVSVGLVLISHVVPRNYHLLFISSGGMLAMAASAFRLVQSRYWRGSWAYNLMSFASVVGSMILFPRFLTAYPIGNEVQFYGSNHNQIVSVLAIIVLSFFMQVAFIGLLAKRETRQRVLAERRSTRAAERNRLAKAAEEDAARRSEERLGFLRMLTHEVRQPMNNAQAALQAIVMEMALPQATPAKLQSTVSKTQTVLDEIVLTLSNAIAGATLIERGAGASFKAVDVISVCELAILDCPVNEQHRIGFTRTENEIFLDCDPILMRLCLRNLLDNAVRYSPRGSAIDFRVIVDESSFGIKFSVTNELADDLSMHGNLFEKGKRSVDKIYEGYGVGLFIASETAKVHFGTLAYHQASPSVVTFDLFIPA; encoded by the coding sequence ATGATCTCCCTGGTTGAGACTGTCGGCTATATCTACACGGGTCAGGCTATCGCCTTCTCGCTCTGCATCATCATGGTGGGGCAGTCGGATTGGCACAAGGCCGTGTGGCTGATCTCCAACGTGTTCGGGGTAATCGGCGTCTACTTCTCAGCCACGTTGGGAACGCCGACGGGATATTTCGGAATAACCTATCCTTTGTATGTCATCATTGCCGGGCTGCTGAAGGGGCTGGCTTTGGGCGATGGCAGGATCACCTGGCGTCGCAACCGTACCTACCTAGTGCTGGCGGTTGTGTCGGTTGGCCTCGTCCTGATTTCGCACGTCGTGCCAAGAAATTACCATCTGCTCTTCATATCCAGTGGCGGCATGCTCGCTATGGCGGCCTCCGCGTTCCGTCTTGTCCAGTCCCGCTACTGGCGTGGGTCGTGGGCTTACAATCTCATGAGCTTTGCGTCGGTTGTGGGATCGATGATCCTGTTTCCCCGGTTCCTCACGGCCTATCCGATCGGCAACGAGGTGCAATTCTACGGCAGCAACCATAACCAGATCGTCTCGGTCCTCGCGATCATTGTGCTGTCGTTCTTCATGCAGGTCGCCTTCATAGGACTGCTGGCAAAGCGCGAGACGCGACAGCGGGTGCTGGCAGAGCGGCGATCGACACGGGCGGCAGAACGCAATCGTCTTGCAAAGGCTGCCGAGGAAGATGCGGCACGGCGCTCGGAGGAGCGGCTTGGTTTTTTGCGCATGCTCACGCACGAGGTGCGCCAACCTATGAACAATGCCCAGGCTGCGTTGCAGGCAATCGTGATGGAGATGGCGCTGCCGCAGGCAACGCCTGCCAAATTGCAGAGCACGGTAAGCAAGACCCAGACGGTGCTGGACGAGATTGTCCTGACCCTGTCGAATGCAATTGCCGGAGCGACGCTGATCGAGCGCGGTGCGGGGGCCAGCTTCAAGGCGGTCGATGTCATCTCCGTTTGCGAACTTGCGATTCTGGACTGTCCGGTAAATGAACAGCACAGAATCGGCTTCACCCGGACCGAAAACGAAATCTTCCTCGATTGCGATCCGATTCTCATGCGCCTTTGCCTGCGCAACCTTCTGGACAATGCGGTACGCTACTCCCCGCGCGGATCCGCGATAGACTTCCGCGTGATCGTCGATGAGTCGAGCTTCGGCATCAAATTCTCCGTGACCAATGAACTTGCTGACGACCTGTCGATGCACGGCAACCTGTTTGAAAAAGGCAAGCGCTCCGTCGACAAGATCTATGAAGGTTATGGCGTCGGCCTGTTTATCGCCAGCGAAACCGCGAAGGTGCACTTCGGCACTCTGGCGTACCATCAGGCTTCGCCAAGTGTCGTTACTTTCGATCTCTTTATTCCGGCCTGA
- a CDS encoding response regulator transcription factor has protein sequence MFPDRICIIDDDTDFAQFLAQYLELRKAQAKVFGSAEEFMQSNWIDEFDFFIVDLGLPGLDGVDLTALIRARSDAGILVISGRMGPDAFNSALAAGADMFVNKPVRFDQVSHAISSVWRRAPKTKARDNGWSIDKHGMALVTPDGTEVSLSVLESRLILRLMDADGQPVTRTDLVEAAEMHGGSDHRNLDAAIFRLRRKIEKESGMPAPFKTVHGVGYQFVGVRNDGGGAPAE, from the coding sequence ATGTTTCCCGACCGCATATGCATCATCGACGATGATACGGACTTCGCGCAGTTTCTTGCCCAGTATCTCGAGCTTCGGAAGGCTCAGGCAAAGGTGTTCGGCTCTGCTGAGGAATTCATGCAGAGCAACTGGATCGACGAATTCGATTTCTTCATCGTCGACCTAGGTTTGCCCGGGCTGGATGGCGTCGATCTGACGGCACTGATACGGGCACGCTCCGATGCCGGCATTCTGGTTATCAGCGGTCGCATGGGGCCAGACGCCTTCAACTCGGCTCTCGCCGCCGGGGCGGACATGTTCGTCAACAAGCCGGTGCGGTTCGATCAGGTTTCGCATGCGATCTCGTCTGTCTGGCGACGGGCGCCCAAGACGAAAGCCCGGGATAATGGCTGGTCCATCGACAAGCACGGCATGGCACTGGTCACGCCTGATGGCACCGAAGTTTCGCTCAGCGTCCTTGAATCCCGCCTCATCCTGCGGCTGATGGACGCGGATGGCCAGCCCGTGACGCGCACAGATCTGGTCGAAGCGGCCGAAATGCATGGCGGGTCAGACCACCGCAATCTGGACGCCGCGATCTTCCGCCTCAGGCGGAAGATCGAGAAGGAAAGCGGAATGCCCGCTCCCTTCAAGACAGTCCACGGCGTCGGTTACCAATTTGTCGGCGTGCGGAATGATGGCGGCGGAGCCCCTGCCGAATGA
- a CDS encoding CsgG/HfaB family protein, whose protein sequence is MAATSACAPFPTKVRRQVVAPGEVPIQLGTPARDNLTPMEASLACFARTLAATGRKPMVIGVGEIKDFTGRYSINEGNVVTQGGSLMLFSALGKMGGTVRIAERYDPSIAERELAYMDRRQLGNGQYQEVNGQRVPWLPYFGGTVQASDYYIVGGITEVNYNLSSGGAEAALDNIGFKGRTYSQSIAIDLRIVDSRSLVVMDAISLSKQFVGYEVGANSFRFFGIGLVNVNLGAKGQEPLQLGIRATIEEAAIRLVARISGIDPSACLALRTDEIQPQSAEAIFQKLAKQDALKASQRNLATDGKRPPALPPAPQPQAQPVAALVAPGPRPAQAPEAVAPKPSLAASPRLAAKPVAATEQSRTRPAAAQEKSTGAQPKPGLPPKQAPVPARPAAKPAQPPAAAPAKPATTRDATLQNPAASAAAATQAFSVAYELGNPNLSASAQAVIDRIATIVRQGGSVSISLLAPETEKLEPGQRNRLLEQRIASLILGLASRGIPASVSNLTWRPQATDSTIYREKPGVQLIAKMRVMR, encoded by the coding sequence GTGGCGGCCACCTCCGCCTGCGCACCCTTCCCGACAAAGGTGCGCCGGCAGGTGGTTGCGCCCGGAGAAGTGCCCATCCAGCTCGGCACCCCGGCGCGCGACAATTTGACACCGATGGAAGCATCGCTCGCTTGCTTTGCCCGCACACTCGCAGCCACGGGCCGCAAGCCGATGGTGATCGGGGTTGGCGAAATCAAGGATTTCACCGGTCGCTATTCGATCAACGAGGGCAACGTCGTTACCCAGGGCGGTTCGCTGATGCTGTTCTCGGCGTTGGGCAAGATGGGCGGTACGGTTCGGATCGCCGAACGTTACGATCCATCGATCGCGGAACGTGAACTGGCCTACATGGACCGGCGCCAGCTCGGCAATGGCCAGTACCAGGAAGTAAATGGCCAGCGCGTGCCATGGCTGCCCTATTTCGGCGGCACGGTTCAGGCGTCCGACTACTACATCGTCGGCGGCATCACCGAAGTGAACTACAACCTGTCGTCAGGTGGCGCAGAGGCAGCGCTGGACAACATCGGCTTCAAGGGGCGCACTTACAGCCAGAGCATCGCCATCGACTTGCGGATCGTGGACAGCCGCTCGCTCGTCGTGATGGATGCAATCAGCCTGTCCAAGCAGTTTGTTGGCTATGAAGTCGGGGCAAATTCGTTCCGCTTCTTCGGCATCGGCCTTGTCAACGTAAACCTGGGCGCAAAGGGTCAGGAACCGCTGCAGCTTGGCATCCGCGCCACGATCGAAGAAGCCGCGATCCGGCTGGTAGCCCGCATATCGGGGATCGATCCGTCAGCGTGCCTGGCTCTGAGGACGGACGAAATCCAGCCCCAGTCAGCCGAAGCAATCTTCCAGAAGCTGGCAAAACAAGACGCTCTGAAGGCTTCGCAGCGAAACCTGGCGACCGATGGGAAGCGACCTCCCGCACTTCCCCCGGCACCGCAACCGCAAGCCCAGCCAGTCGCTGCACTTGTCGCCCCTGGCCCCAGGCCCGCACAAGCACCGGAAGCCGTCGCGCCAAAGCCGTCACTGGCGGCATCGCCGCGTCTGGCCGCGAAGCCAGTGGCTGCAACGGAGCAGTCGCGGACAAGACCAGCCGCAGCGCAAGAGAAGTCGACCGGCGCTCAGCCGAAACCGGGCTTGCCCCCCAAGCAGGCGCCTGTGCCTGCCCGTCCCGCGGCCAAACCCGCACAGCCACCTGCAGCCGCCCCCGCCAAGCCGGCGACGACGCGAGATGCCACGCTCCAGAATCCGGCTGCATCGGCAGCAGCGGCGACGCAGGCTTTCTCTGTCGCTTACGAACTGGGCAACCCGAACCTCAGCGCTTCGGCTCAGGCGGTCATAGACCGCATCGCGACGATCGTCCGGCAGGGTGGCAGCGTTAGCATCTCCCTGCTCGCACCGGAAACCGAAAAGCTCGAACCCGGCCAGCGCAATCGCCTGCTCGAACAGCGAATTGCCAGTCTGATCCTGGGCCTGGCCAGCCGAGGCATTCCCGCATCGGTCAGCAACCTGACCTGGCGGCCGCAAGCAACCGATTCAACAATCTATCGCGAAAAGCCGGGGGTGCAATTGATAGCAAAAATGAGAGTCATGCGCTGA
- a CDS encoding glycosyltransferase yields the protein MRLLFAHDNRFIRLGDDVWSAGQFGAEGWQRYLDHASRMTVVAREQLMPDQPLDQLARSSRDRVAFHFFRDLSNLRGLLLRRSAALDEMRTLVRAHDAVVARMPSEIGHLAVAAARIERKRCWVEIVGCPSESLRHHGGLRARFYAPLAAARLRAVSRRAEHASYVTADFLQRRYPTGATNVLSVSDVLLPASDIRVLQDRLVRIAAQPADAPLKIGMIGALQNKNKGLQVLLHALARVRDRMPPVRLRVVGQGDLDAWRNVAQSLGLGDLTVFEGNIAQPADVFGWLRSIDLYVQPSLTEGLPRALIEAMCQACPAIGSSAGGIPELLPGPDLVAPGNANALGELLARRVADPSWMARSAQRNWEKAQSFETSVLEPVRQAFWQRFLAGA from the coding sequence TTGAGGCTCCTGTTCGCGCACGATAATCGTTTCATCCGCCTCGGCGACGATGTCTGGTCCGCCGGGCAGTTTGGCGCGGAAGGCTGGCAGCGCTATCTTGACCACGCATCCCGCATGACCGTCGTCGCGCGCGAGCAGTTGATGCCGGATCAACCGCTGGACCAGTTGGCCAGGTCTTCGCGTGATCGCGTCGCATTCCATTTCTTTCGAGACCTTTCCAACCTGCGTGGCCTCTTGCTGAGGCGCAGTGCGGCACTCGACGAAATGCGAACGCTGGTGCGGGCTCACGATGCCGTCGTTGCCCGGATGCCTAGCGAGATCGGCCACCTTGCCGTCGCCGCGGCACGCATCGAAAGGAAGCGTTGCTGGGTCGAGATCGTCGGATGCCCGTCGGAAAGCTTGCGGCATCATGGCGGGCTTCGCGCGCGCTTCTATGCGCCTCTTGCTGCGGCCAGACTGCGCGCAGTTTCCCGTCGCGCCGAACACGCAAGCTACGTTACTGCGGACTTTCTGCAGCGCCGCTACCCCACCGGTGCGACGAATGTCCTTTCGGTTTCCGACGTCCTGCTGCCGGCCTCCGATATTCGGGTGCTGCAGGACAGGCTGGTCCGGATTGCCGCGCAGCCAGCAGATGCGCCGCTGAAAATCGGCATGATCGGGGCACTCCAGAACAAGAACAAGGGACTGCAAGTTCTGCTTCATGCCCTCGCGCGGGTGCGGGATCGCATGCCGCCGGTCCGGCTTCGCGTTGTAGGGCAGGGCGATCTGGATGCCTGGCGGAATGTGGCGCAATCGCTAGGCCTTGGTGACCTGACCGTTTTCGAAGGCAATATCGCGCAGCCGGCAGACGTGTTTGGCTGGCTTCGTTCGATCGATCTGTACGTCCAGCCGTCGCTTACCGAAGGGCTGCCAAGAGCGCTGATCGAGGCGATGTGTCAGGCCTGTCCGGCGATCGGGTCATCCGCGGGAGGCATCCCCGAATTGCTACCCGGCCCTGACTTGGTCGCGCCGGGAAACGCAAACGCCCTTGGAGAGCTTCTCGCAAGGAGGGTGGCCGATCCATCCTGGATGGCGCGCAGTGCGCAGCGCAATTGGGAAAAGGCGCAATCGTTCGAAACCAGTGTGCTTGAGCCTGTCCGCCAGGCATTCTGGCAACGGTTCCTGGCTGGTGCCTAG
- a CDS encoding nucleotidyltransferase family protein → MSPSWSHPAARFLLACALPADRVGPGTLAGLAGQIEDWDALSARALHALAEPLVQARLAELGALVPDPARQRIDRLAAASAARNLRLSALLTSLHDTWFVPNGISYVAVKGVTLAQRYYGTISRRTCRDLDLLVDPASCAKTILHLVDAGFRPCRGFELPDEPGKREVHVSAMCDLNDEISLRSPAGDLVDVHTALDLTGADFPTSRLLAKTEAVSILGRSIPCLPTEELFVFLCYHHSRHHWTRLHWVADIGRIASAPDFDCARVLAAARRNGMEGLVQACLGMLEELALAVHGTAPAGDGLAATMARQCLTHLDPEAEAPMETYVRGIHDWRFRWRHWFVLTGEEWRYRRGFARKLRSLLRSSTPSWEVYRAMPLPRGLRWLYVPMRTAMHLLRHVPRW, encoded by the coding sequence GTGAGCCCCTCGTGGAGCCATCCAGCCGCTCGCTTCCTGCTTGCCTGCGCATTGCCCGCAGATCGGGTTGGGCCTGGCACCCTTGCCGGGCTGGCCGGGCAGATCGAGGACTGGGACGCCCTTTCCGCGCGCGCGCTCCATGCCCTCGCCGAGCCTTTGGTTCAGGCACGTCTCGCGGAACTGGGAGCCCTGGTGCCCGATCCGGCGCGCCAGCGGATCGACCGGCTTGCTGCGGCTTCCGCCGCTCGAAACCTGCGGCTTTCCGCGCTGCTGACCAGCCTCCACGATACCTGGTTCGTCCCCAACGGAATTTCCTACGTCGCGGTCAAGGGCGTCACCCTTGCGCAGCGATACTATGGCACAATCTCTCGCCGCACCTGCCGGGACCTCGACCTGCTTGTCGACCCGGCATCCTGCGCGAAGACCATTCTTCACCTAGTCGACGCCGGATTTCGCCCCTGTCGCGGGTTCGAACTGCCTGACGAACCTGGAAAGCGAGAGGTTCACGTTAGCGCGATGTGCGACCTCAACGACGAGATTTCGCTCCGCTCGCCGGCTGGCGATCTGGTTGATGTTCATACCGCGCTCGACCTCACTGGCGCAGACTTTCCGACCTCGCGATTGCTGGCAAAAACCGAAGCGGTTTCAATACTGGGCCGCTCTATCCCGTGTCTGCCGACCGAGGAGCTGTTCGTCTTCCTGTGCTACCACCACAGCCGTCACCACTGGACGCGGTTGCACTGGGTCGCCGATATTGGCCGTATCGCAAGTGCGCCCGATTTCGACTGCGCGCGGGTACTGGCAGCCGCGCGCCGCAACGGCATGGAAGGGCTCGTCCAGGCATGCCTGGGGATGCTCGAGGAACTGGCCCTGGCGGTTCATGGCACCGCACCTGCCGGCGACGGTCTGGCCGCGACCATGGCGCGCCAATGTCTGACGCACCTCGACCCCGAGGCCGAAGCGCCGATGGAGACCTATGTGCGCGGGATCCACGACTGGCGATTCCGCTGGCGACACTGGTTTGTCCTGACCGGGGAAGAATGGCGGTATCGCCGCGGGTTTGCGCGCAAGCTGCGCAGCCTGCTGCGAAGCAGTACGCCGTCATGGGAAGTCTATCGTGCCATGCCTCTGCCACGGGGATTGCGCTGGCTTTACGTCCCGATGCGCACTGCCATGCATCTGCTGCGTCATGTGCCGCGCTGGTGA
- a CDS encoding lasso peptide biosynthesis B2 protein, translated as MIAKIVRHRRDLPLLLEAAAELTAATIAIRCMPFRVILRSAGRAAQQPPSGKAARLAICDRIKWAIGACAPRLPWRPLCFPQGLAAQRMLRRRGVPSVFYYGARIEDEGMSAHVWVCDGERVIVGGKVPADMRVLLRVPPASAEGGCA; from the coding sequence ATGATCGCAAAGATTGTCCGCCATCGCCGCGACCTTCCGCTGCTGCTCGAAGCTGCGGCAGAGCTGACCGCTGCAACCATCGCAATCCGCTGCATGCCGTTCCGCGTGATATTGCGCAGCGCCGGGCGCGCTGCACAGCAGCCGCCGTCGGGCAAGGCGGCCCGCCTGGCTATCTGTGACCGTATAAAGTGGGCAATCGGCGCCTGCGCTCCACGCCTGCCCTGGCGTCCGTTGTGTTTTCCGCAAGGTTTGGCCGCCCAGCGGATGCTGCGCCGGCGCGGTGTCCCAAGCGTCTTTTACTATGGTGCGCGGATCGAGGACGAGGGGATGAGCGCACATGTATGGGTTTGCGACGGGGAGCGCGTGATCGTCGGAGGCAAGGTTCCGGCCGATATGCGGGTGCTGCTCCGGGTTCCGCCGGCCTCAGCGGAGGGCGGCTGCGCGTGA
- a CDS encoding PqqD family protein, translating into MTEHTRISRRETVVSADVSDDAILLDIDSGYFFQLNRTAARIWRLLETPQTLGELTHSLRSSFPADGDAIPADLHVFVADLVDRGIVVAAAG; encoded by the coding sequence ATGACCGAGCATACCCGGATCAGCCGCCGTGAAACCGTCGTTTCGGCAGACGTCAGCGATGATGCCATTCTGCTGGATATCGACAGCGGTTACTTCTTCCAGCTCAACCGCACCGCGGCCCGTATCTGGAGACTGCTGGAAACTCCGCAGACTTTGGGCGAGCTGACGCATAGTCTGCGATCGAGTTTCCCGGCCGATGGTGATGCCATCCCGGCCGACCTCCACGTGTTTGTGGCCGACCTCGTCGATCGCGGGATCGTTGTTGCGGCTGCCGGTTGA